A genomic segment from Spinacia oleracea cultivar Varoflay chromosome 3, BTI_SOV_V1, whole genome shotgun sequence encodes:
- the LOC130469875 gene encoding uncharacterized protein, with amino-acid sequence MDTNNKKPRKNNNLPQSAVITPTPVAQPTTVKPSLLPVSTSQVTPLTNPPPKALKSQISIAPPGFEDPNDVIIEDETSMEERAQDSPSPPQIQSNLSALSQRFTPQQLLTPSAVMKAMAELSSRRTEGNQIVVTGNRPGAMPVRNLYETLEHEVVLPAQPEPILVHSENPDRRKRHSSRRRERSTRRRESVSEQEGSVPAGRESTPYHEEYIVQSPQPGWNRYEGYIPHQEPMRRTIHPKDSPLCRGILEQPLEKVKMPTCKYNGTTDPENHSTAFEQHMMLYSDSDAMWCKVFQTTLSGVAADWYKKLPAGSIFSFRQIQEDFVRRFISKVERKKTSGELMSISQRPKEPLREYLTRFNNESITIPDLQQEIAVLALLRGMQECEFKRYLGRKSFTSLGEALRKANEYIRGDELMLISPMVGNQAVQSARKDHVPIQQHNYRKDNNRKEGHQQRGGYPNRQQPVGAYQVYTPLNTARATIYAVNNSAAWRKPLPMDAPGNNKNFCAFHNDHGHYTEHCKELKDNIEELVRRGYLSQYRIRQEGQGGNNRQGSSHSHAPYTPTQPGYSQPTGRIEQAPPSRQEIRSLPETSKDGADRGKRPTVWVISGGPVHVGTVSGAIRNLEEHRHLVSYHSARKWPEPTPLPVITFTSDDCRGIIYPHDDPLVLELEIANFPVKRCLIDGGSSANIIFWEAFTQLNIDHGELARVSYPVIGFSGASVYPEGSIRLPVQVGRGLSARDLMVDFLVIKVPAAYNVIIGRPVIHDAQAVVSTYHLTMIYLSNLERTERVHGSQETARSCYLTAIKAPGRMVPKTNLAREANMPTKRKRGDLSMENFDERPVCIPRPVADGETREIELVEGVPERTVRIGADMEADQQVNLIGLLRKHADVFAFSADEMPGISPDIIVHRLNVDKSVRLVKQKKRNFSNEKNAAIKEEVEKLLEAGFIEVCDYPEWLANVVMVKKSNGSWRVCVDFTNLNGACPKDCYPLPRIDRLVDSTSGHALLSFLDAFSGYHQVSLCKADRKKAAFITDSGVYSYKAMPFGLKNAGATYQKLVDRVFASQKGRNIEVYVDDSIVKSRLAIDHIDDLRETFETLRRFRMKLNPKKCVSGVRSGKFLGFLVSERGIDANPDKVDAIMNLPEPGCIKDVQKLTGRMAALTRFISKSADRSLPFFNVLKQNKKFKWGETEKAAFGAVKRHLQALPTIARPEEGDTLQLYISSSQHTVAAVLIIEKDKTQIPVYFVSHILQEAETRYSLIEKLGLAVLIAARKLRPYFDAHGIQVLTNYPLEKAMQKMDTSGRLLKWAIELSEFHMEYRPRMAIKAQELSDFIVEASYQEEEIKEGKWEVAVDGSVTKSGAGAGVIVTSPEGDQFEYAIKFSFQASNNEAEYEAAIAGIQICTAAGARRLILTTDSQLVANQFSGEYETKEESMKRYAEKLKQSVAQLESFKIKLVPRSENMLADSLSKLDSSSALGKSVMMEVMHRRSTEVLGKEVMVITSQPEWYDTMWAYKRDGTLPTEKTEARRLIRNSCWFVIIRGQLYKRGFSLPLLRCI; translated from the coding sequence AGGATTCCCCATCCCCCCCACAGATTCAGAGCAACCTCTCGGCGTTGTCCCAAAGGTTCACACCACAACAGCTGTTGACGCCTTCGGCCGTCATGAAGGCAATGGCTGAACTGTCCTCAAGGAGGACAGAGGGAAATCAGATCGTGGTTACCGGCAATCGCCCGGGTGCGATGCCGGTTAGAAATCTCTACGAAACCCTAGAGCATGAAGTGGTACTGCCAGCACAACCTGAACCAATACTTGTACACAGTGAAAATCCGGATAGAAGAAAAAGGCATAGCTCTCGGCGCAGAGAAAGGTCCACTAGACGCCGAGAGTCGGTATCAGAACAAGAAGGGTCGGTTCCTGCTGGTAGGGAATCGACACCGTACCACGAGGAGTACATCGTGCAGTCTCCACAGCCGGGTTGGAATAGATATGAAGGATATATACCTCACCAGGAGCCGATGAGGCGAACCATACACCCCAAAGACTCCCCACTATGCAGGGGTATACTGGAACAGCCTTTGGAGAAAGTAAAGATGCCGACGTGCAAATACAACGGAACCACAGACCCCGAAAATCATTCCACCGCTTTCGAACAACACATGATGCTGTATTCTGACTCAGATGCCATGTGGTGCAAAGTGTTCCAAACCACATTATCAGGGGTGGCAGCCGATTGGTATAAGAAGTTGCCGGCTGGATCGATATTCAGTTTTCGGCAGATACAAGAGGACTTTGTGAGGCGATTCATTAGCAAGGTTGAACGAAAGAAAACATCTGGAGAGTTGATGTCAATCTCACAAAGGCCGAAAGAACCGCTGAGAGAGTACCTTACCCGGTTTAACAACGAATCCATCACCATACCAGATTTACAGCAAGAAATAGCCGTCTTGGCTCTGTTGAGAGGAATGCAAGAGTGCGAGTTCAAAAGGTACCTGGGAAGAAAATCATTTACCTCGCTGGGGGAGGCCTTGAGAAAAGCAAATGAGTATATCAGAGGTGATGAGCTGATGCTAATATCACCCATGGTGGGAAATCAGGCAGTACAATCGGCCAGGAAGGATCATGTTCCCATACAGCAACACAATTACCGAAAAGATAACAATAGAAAGGAGGGCCATCAGCAGAGAGGGGGATATCCGAATAGACAACAGCCGGTAGGGGCTTATCAGGTGTACACTCCCCTCAACACCGCCAGAGCTACTATCTACGCAGTAAATAATTCGGCAGCGTGGAGAAAACCCTTACCGATGGATGCTCCAGGTAACAATAAGAATTTTTGTGCTTTCCATAATGATCATGGTCATTACACGGAGCATTGTAAAGAGCTCAAGGATAACATTGAAGAGCTGGTAAGAAGGGGATACCTATCCCAGTACAGGATTCGACAGGAAGGCCAGGGAGGAAATAATAGACAGGGCAGTTCGCATAGTCATGCCCCATATACACCTACTCAGCCGGGGTATTCACAGCCCACTGGTAGGATTGAACAGGCACCACCATCCCGGCAAGAAATCCGGTCATTACCGGAAACAAGCAAAGATGGGGCCGATAGGGGAAAAAGACCCACTGTCTGGGTGATCTCTGGAGGGCCCGTGCATGTAGGTACAGTTAGCGGGGCGATAAGAAATCTAGAGGAGCACAGGCACCTGGTGAGTTACCATAGCGCAAGGAAATGGCCGGAACCAACCCCCCTACCGGTCATCACGTTCACTTCGGACGATTGCCGCGGCATTATATATCCCCATGATGACCCGCTGGTACTGGAACTCGAGATAGCAAACTTCCCCGTCAAGAGATGCCTGATTGATGGAGGCAGCTCTGCGAACATCATATTTTGGGAAGCTTTCACCCAGCTGAACATAGATCACGGAGAGTTAGCAAGGGTGAGCTATCCCGTTATCGGATTCTCTGGGGCCAGCGTCTACCCAGAAGGCAGTATCCGTTTACCGGTTCAAGTGGGCAGAGGATTATCAGCCAGGGACTTAATGGTCGACTTTTTGGTGATAAAAGTACCAGCAGCGTATAACGTAATAATTGGTCGACCAGTTATTCATGACGCACAGGCGGTGGTGTCCACGTATCATTTGACCATGATATATCTCTCAAATCTGGAAAGAACAGAAAGGGTACATGGCAGTCAGGAGACTGCCAGATCGTGTTATCTGACAGCGATAAAGGCACCAGGAAGGATGGTGCCGAAAACCAACCTTGCCCGAGAAGCAAACATGCCAACCAAAAGAAAGAGAGGGGATCTGAGCATGGAAAATTTTGATGAAAGGCCTGTGTGCATCCCAAGGCCGGTTGCAGATGGAGAAACTCGGGAAATTGAATTGGTAGAAGGAGTTCCAGAAAGAACGGTACGAATAGGTGCCGATATGGAGGCAGATCAGCAGGTCAATCTTATCGGCCTATTACGAAAACATGCAGACGTCTTTGCCTTCTCTGCAGATGAAATGCCCGGTATCAGCCCGGACATTATAGTGCATCGTCTGAATGTAGACAAGTCAGTCAGGCTGGTAAAgcaaaagaagagaaatttcTCCAATGAAAAAAATGCtgcaataaaagaagaagtggaaAAATTGTTGGAAGCAGGGTTCATAGAAGTTTGTGACTACCCCgaatggttggccaacgtggtCATGGTAAAAAAGTCAAATGGAAGTTGGCGAGTGTGCGTAGATTTTACCAACCTGAATGGGGCATGCCCCAAGGACTGCTATCCATTGCCACGAATCGATAGACTGGTAGATTCAACAAGTGGCCACGCTCTTTTGAGTTTcctggatgccttttcagggtaTCACCAAGTCAGTTTGTGTAAGGCCGATAGAAAGAAGGCCGCCTTCATCACAGATTCAGGGGTATACAGCTATAAGGCTATGCCGTTTGGGCTGAAGAATGCAGGAGCAACCTACCAGAAGTTGGTGGATAGGGTATTTGCttcccagaaagggaggaacatAGAGGTATATGTGGATGACTCGATAGTTAAAAGCCGATTGGCCATCGACCACATCGACGACTTAAGAGAAACTTTCGAAACTCTGAGGAGGTTCAGGATGAAGTTAAACCCCAAGAAATGTGTATCCGGGGTCCGATCAGGAAAGTTCTTGGGTTTCCTAGTAAGCGAAAGGGGAATCGATGCCAATCCAGATAAGGTAGATGCAATTATGAATCTACCAGAACCCGGTTGCATAAAAGACGTGCAAAAGTTAACAGGAAGAATGGCCGCATTGACCCGGTTCATTAGCAAATCAGCAGATAGGTCGTTGCCCTTTTTCAACGTGTTAAAGCAAAACAAGAAATTCAAGTGGGGAGAAACAGAAAAAGCAGCTTTTGGGGCAGTAAAACGGCACCTGCAAGCCTTACCCACAATAGCTCGACCAGAGGAAGGAGACACGCTGCAGCTATACATATCTTCTTCTCAGCACACAGTAGCAGCAGTACTGATCATAGAGAAAGATAAAACACAGATACCGGTgtactttgtcagccacatcCTGCAAGAAGCAGAAACGAGGTACTCCTTGATAGAAAAGTTGGGGTTGGCAGTACTGATTGCAGCCAGAAAGCTGAGACCTTACTTTGATGCACACGGAATCCAAGTCCTCACAAACTACCCACTGGAAAAAGCAATGCAAAAAATGGACACATCAGGTAGACTCCTAAAATGGGCGATTGAACTATCAGAGTTTCACATGGAGTATCGGCCCAGAATGGCTATAAAAGCCCAAGAACTGTCTGACTTCATAGTCGAAGCATCATACCAGGAGGAGGAAATAAAGGAAGGAAAATGGGAAGTAGCAGTAGACGGCTCTGTCACCAAATCAGGGGCAGGAGCAGGGGTAATAGTTACCTCACCAGAAGGAGACCAGTTCGAGTATGCTATTAAGTTCTCTTTCCAGGCATCAAACAACGAGGCAGAATACGAAGCCGCAATCGCTGGCATACAGATCTGCACGGCAGCTGGTGCTCGTAGGCTCATACTCACAACCGACTCACAGCTGGTAGCAAACCAGTTCTCAGGAGAATATGAAACGAAGGAAGAATCCATGAAACGATACGCCGAAAAGCTTAAACAGTCAGTGGCACAGTTGGAAAGCttcaaaataaaattagtaCCCCGATCAGAGAACATGTTGGCAGACTCCCTGTCAAAACTGGACAGCTCAAGTGCTCTGGGAAAATCAGTAATGATGGAAGTCATGCATCGAAGGAGCACTGAAGTATTGGGGAAAGAGGTCATGGTAATCACGAGCCAACCTGAATGGTATGACACCATGTGGGCATACAAGAGAGATGGAACACTGCCTACAGAAAAAACGGAAGCAAGAAGGTTGATTAGGAACTCATGCTGGTTTGTAATCATCAGAGGCCAACTCTACAAACGGGGTTTCAGCTTGCCTCTTTTACGATGCATATAA